Proteins encoded by one window of Crassostrea angulata isolate pt1a10 chromosome 9, ASM2561291v2, whole genome shotgun sequence:
- the LOC128163039 gene encoding melanocortin receptor 3-like: protein MFVNSSKMSWEGFSKPDKVVLGDTIQIPIGIVITSANLLSFVALYRCSRLSFQIRILAINLCLSDILIGVSMVLPARIYYINNCLYKKYIASAFLVVSSLTITMINLDRCLAIHYGIRYYTYMSKKVLTSICVAFWVLSMVLSYLMYFNPNSEFGISCQPIFYVPKNSVIIAVSVFLVLIIASNVVMFTYLVRAVRKSLHVYHYRYGHVTDKYRDQQTIVIQKLVVITGCFIACSLPYIITTFPILGSDIPSRKRAHIVTGIIFTMNSAINPFLYVWRLQETRYQMKRLLCFWNRSYTEKLEQRNKADTATYCINVIDSS from the coding sequence ATGTTTGTCAACTCCAGCAAAATGTCCTGGGAAGGGTTTTCAAAACCAGACAAAGTAGTTCTTGGGGATACAATTCAAATTCCCATCGGGATCGTCATCACCAGCGCCAACCTGCTCTCCTTCGTGGCCCTCTACCGGTGTTCCCGGCTCAGCTTCCAGATCCGGATTTTGGCCATCAACCTGTGCTTGTCCGACATCTTAATAGGAGTCAGCATGGTTCTCCCAGCTCGGATTTATTACATCAACAACTGTCTCTACAAGAAGTACATCGCTTCGGCCTTTCTCGTTGTCTCCTCTCTCACAATTACAATGATAAACCTGGACAGGTGTCTAGCCATTCACTATGGAATCCGATACTACACCTACATGAGCAAGAAGGTTCTGACATCCATTTGTGTGGCCTTCTGGGTCCTCAGCATGGTTTTGAGCTACCTAATGTATTTCAACCCGAACAGCGAATTTGGTATTTCCTGTCAACCTATATTTTATGTTCCAAAGAACAGCGTAATTATTGCTGTCAGCGTATTTCTGGTGCTGATTATCGCATCCAATGTGGTCATGTTCACTTACCTGGTACGGGCCGTGCGCAAGAGCTTACACGTGTATCATTACAGGTACGGCCACGTGACTGACAAGTACAGGGACCAGCAGACCATTGTAATACAGAAGCTTGTGGTCATCACCGGCTGTTTCATAGCGTGTTCGCTGCCGTACATAATAACAACGTTCCCGATTCTGGGTTCCGACATTCCCTCCCGCAAACGGGCGCACATAGTAACCGGCATCATCTTCACGATGAACAGTGCAATCAACCCCTTTCTGTACGTGTGGAGACTGCAAGAGACGCGGTACCAGATGAAACGTCTGCTGTGCTTTTGGAATCGGAGTTACACGGAGAAACTGGAACAGAGAAACAAGGCAGACACGGCCACTTACTGTATCAACGTCATCGATTCGTCATAG
- the LOC128162194 gene encoding uncharacterized protein LOC128162194: MEKGMPVLKASRIFGVPRQTLRDRVKNVVSIDCVTTGRTPVFTLEEEGYIVNHIKSMANLGYGYTRQEAVDIGTRFAENLGKRKHTDPLTLRWFSGFVSRWPELRVLKPRSLEHLRAKAASPGNIQRYFTELDGIIKKYDLTDKPHLIFNVDEKGISQCHSPPHVVAGREVHPPAVTSGKSSTTTIIGCGSAAGFALPPYFVFQGARMHQDLLNGTSPGSNGCVSETGWSNSSVFRQYLEEHFLRFIPREDRYVLLLLDGHSTHISVGLIEWAKAHKIILFILPAHTSHILQPLDVGCFGPLQKIYNFECHKEMRLTASTISRYNIGSLASKAYTKALSPENLQNAFRKTGIYPFDSSAIDGTILEPSRVFSNDLDVKNSGDNACGPAEDEHTVVHRMTDFLAKKEATLISTKSEKQLKKTERKCLSKLTSGRCITEDEVEQAILNYKKDTSSRNTKNAANKKQDKGPILKEKEEATRVSTLNDSQTAGPSGAAVTHKPWLDDWNSEELDIEIREEEKCCVCKNFTPDAVRQSSVLQFVKWGKCNACGHWVHLRYCSKTIAVRRGAEFKCIHCS; the protein is encoded by the coding sequence ATGGAAAAGGGTATGCCAGTACTAAAGGCGAGCCGTATATTTGGTGTTCCACGACAAACACTAAGAGACAGGGTGAAAAATGTTGTTTCTATTGACTGTGTTACCACTGGACGGACACCTGTATTTACACTGGAAGAGGAAGGTTATATTGTCAATCACATTAAGTCCATGGCGAACCTTGGCTATGGATATACGAGGCAGGAAGCTGTAGATATTGGAACCAGATTTGCGGAAAACTTGGGAAAGCGGAAACACACAGACCCTTTAACATTGCGATGGTTTTCTGGTTTCGTGAGTAGATGGCCTGAACTTCGGGTACTCAAACCAAGAAGTTTAGAACACCTAAGAGCCAAAGCTGCCAGTCCAGGAAATATTCAAAGATATTTCACGGAATTAGATGGCATTATCAAGAAGTATGATCTGACGGATAAACCCCATCTTATCTTTAACGTAGACGAGAAGGGAATATCTCAATGCCACAGTCCGCCTCACGTTGTTGCAGGCAGAGAGGTTCATCCTCCTGCTGTTACGTCTGGTAAGTCCTCTACCACAACTATCATTGGATGTGGAAGTGCTGCAGGGTTTGCATTGCCaccatattttgtatttcaaggAGCCCGCATGCACCAAGACCTTCTCAATGGGACTTCACCAGGATCAAATGGCTGCGTATCTGAAACTGGCTGGTCAAACAGTAGCGTGTTCAGGCAGTACTTAGAGGAACATTTTCTAAGATTCATACCCAGGGAAGATCGTTATGTCCTTTTGCTTTTAGATGGACATTCCACACACATCTCCGTTGGATTAATTGAGTGGGCAAAAGCGCACAAGATTATTTTGTTCATTCTACCCGCCCACACAAGCCATATATTACAACCACTTGATGTTGGGTGCTTTGGGCCACTgcaaaaaatttacaattttgaatgCCACAAAGAGATGCGACTTACGGCAAGTACAATTAGCAGATATAATATTGGATCTCTTGCAAGTAAAGCTTATACAAAGGCACTCAGCCCAGAGAATCTCCAAAATGCCTTCAGAAAAACGGGAATCTATCCATTTGACTCTTCGGCAATCGATGGAACTATATTGGAGCCCTCCCGAGTCTTTTCAAATGATTTAGATGTCAAAAACAGTGGTGACAATGCATGTGGTCCTGCAGAAGACGAACACACTGTAGTCCATCGAATGACCGACTTTCTCGCCAAAAAAGAGGCAACCCTAATTTCTACAAAATcggaaaaacaattaaaaaaaacggaGAGGAAATGCCTCAGCAAACTAACATCTGGTCGCTGCATTACAGAGGATGAAGTTGAACAGGCTATTCTAAACTACAAGAAGGATACTAGCTCAAGGAACACAAAGAATGCAGCAAACAAGAAACAGGACAAGGGACCAATATTAAAAGAGAAAGAGGAAGCGACGCGAGTTTCAACATTGAATGATTCACAAACAGCCGGACCAAGTGGAGCTGCAGTTACACATAAGCCCTGGCTCGATGATTGGAATTCCGAGGAACTAGACATAGAAATTAGAGAGGAAGAAAAGTGCTGTGTTTGCAAAAATTTTACCCCTGATGCAGTGAGACAAAGCTCTGTACTCCAGTTTGTTAAGTGGGGAAAATGCAATGCTTGTGGTCACTGGGTACATCTGCGATATTGCTCTAAAACCATAGCAGTGAGACGAGGCGCAGAATTCAAGTGTATCCACTGTTCTTAA